DNA from Alphaproteobacteria bacterium SS10:
GATGGGCAAGCAGATCGGCGCATGTCCGGATATCGGCGAGATCAGGCACATTGGTCAGGGCCAGCGGCTTATCCGATAGCAGGGTAGCCGCCATCAGCGGCAGCGCCGCATTCTTGGCACCGCTGATCTTGATGGTTCCGTTGAGCGGCCGTCCGCCCTCAATCCTGATCTGATCCACCGTCGGTTCTCCTATCGCCCAACGCCGCTTACAGGCGCGGCAGGGTTACGCCCTTCTGGCCCATATATTTGCCTGCCCGATCAGCGTAGGAGACTTCAGGCTCCCCCTCACCACGCAGGAACAGGAACTGGCAGATGCCCTCATTGGCATAAACTTTCGCTGGCAGCGGGGTGGTGTTCGAAATCTCAAGGGTGACGTGACCTTCCCAACCAGGTTCCAGCGGGGTCACATTCACAATCAGGCCACAGCGGGCATAGGTGCTTTTGCCAAGGCAGATCACCAGCACATCGCGGGGGATGCGGAAGTACTCAACCGTAGATGCCAACGCGAAGCTGTTCGGCGGGATGATGCAGTGATCACCGGTGCGGGTCACAAACCCGGTTTCTGAGAAATCCTTGGGGTCAATCAGCGCATTATCGACATTGGTGAAGACCTTGAACTCCGGCGCTAACCGGGCGTCATAGCCATAGGAGGACAGCCCGTAAGAGATGTTGCCCTCACGCTTCTGCTTCTCAACGAAGGGTTCAATCATACCCTTCTCGGTCGCGGCCTTGCGGATCCAATGATCGGGAAGAATGCCCATGCCTGTCTTACCTTCTAACGCGTCAATCTTGATCGCTTCCATCTGCTGCCCCTTTATCCGGTTCAGCGGCGATCTCATCTTTTGCTGGCTTGGACTGATCCCGTTGCCAGCTCTTACGGCGGCGAAGATTGGCACGCAGCGCAGCTGCCCGCCGGGCGGCGCGATCGCCCTGCCCTTCATCACCCATTGCCGTTACTCCTGCTGATCACACCGGGGAACACTGAAACCAGCTATTCGCGGTGCAATATGAACCCAGTTCTATGGCCCAGCGGGGCGGGCAGAATCAAGCCATTGCCATGGCCGTTTCGCGGCATTCTCGGGATAACAGTGCCAAAACCGAAAAAACCAACGCCCGGTGGCCAATATCCGGCTTGCGTCCCGGGGGCGCCCTCTGTATGTTCCGCGCTCGATCCGCTGGTGATGTTGCACCCGCGTTGATCA
Protein-coding regions in this window:
- a CDS encoding dCTP deaminase → MGILPDHWIRKAATEKGMIEPFVEKQKREGNISYGLSSYGYDARLAPEFKVFTNVDNALIDPKDFSETGFVTRTGDHCIIPPNSFALASTVEYFRIPRDVLVICLGKSTYARCGLIVNVTPLEPGWEGHVTLEISNTTPLPAKVYANEGICQFLFLRGEGEPEVSYADRAGKYMGQKGVTLPRL